cattttacttacaTGGATAGATGATTTGTCCTTTGATAAACTTGATTTTTTCAATATGTGTCCTATGCAGGCAAATGATCTAAATGTTAGTTCTTATTGATGCAGTCTAATATGTATGTAGCACCAAAACtatgttgattttgatttaaaagaACAATAGAATCTGAAGTTATATATGAAGTTTAAGGAAGATATAGGGACAATTTTGAGCTAACCATGGGGCAGAAGGGACTGGGATTGCTTTATCCACCTCCGTTCCCACTCTTGCATGAATTTTGCTAACATCCGTCTCTATCTATATCAGTTATTCAATAATTCTATCCTTCAGATCTAGCGCACACTCTTTTCTGGAACTGTTACTCAATGGTTGTGTTTGTGCAGTCCTAGGTTTGGAATAGCACATGCACTGTGTTTGGGACTTGCCCCGTGGCTTGCTGCAGAGATTCCGATTCTCGTCGATTCCGGGATGATCAAGCATAAGGATGATGCAGCCACATCGAATGAGTCTTAGCACGTCGATTCTGGGATGATCAAGTATAAGGATTATGCAGCCTCATCGAACAAGTCTTAGAATTTTGGATGTTAAAGGTGAAGGTTgagtttttcataaataagCGCACGGGCAATAATTATACAATTTCATTGACAAATTATTCTGTCTTGTGATGAATTGATAATGTCGAAACCTCTTGATTTCTTACTTTTGAAATGCAAATAGGATCTAATACTGTTATTGAATACTTATTGTCAAATATTGAACTGCATGTGCCTATCAAAGATTAGCTCTCTTCCTAAGTGGTGGGTGGCTTCTCCACTCCTtgaaatttgaatcaaatttcGCATTGTTTTTCCAATAATTGTTGTCAAGGCGTGCCCCTAGGTTTTGCGTAAAATCCAAGATCGGCCAAGTTAaatgatgataattttttttaacaatctaatTTCTGATTATATCTgcactttttatttaataccTAAAATTATGTATAGCCTCTttcgaattaaaatttaattgacaaatGATGATAAATTTTGAACGTGAATCCAGTAATCAGTTTTGTCCCCACGCAAATAATCATTGACGGCTTTGGTTTATTCCCAAGTCCAAATCACCACTTAACATcacattctctctttttcttcttttaaaactTGGATATCCCTTCGGGATGTGCGGGCAGGGCCGCCATGACACCAGTTTCTACTGGAATAAGTTAACgttgattttgaattgaaaataaaaatattttttaacattttattgttCGGTAAAATTAAGGGCACGTTtagttcgctgtaatggaatagaggtgtaatggaatagaggcgtaataggtaattcttttgtttggttgaatggaatggaatagaggcgtaatggtattcttgtgtttggttgaatggaatagaggtgtaatagcataaggaaaaaactaaaatgactagaatacctcTAGGAGAATTTTTTAGGtagataattattgttattgttattaaattttaataagattattaatataaataataaataatttaatcatattttaacataattattattaaatataatttaataaaaatatataatttaataaaattcttagtattaaatattcttatatgaatttactaaaatcataatatataatactataaaatataatttaaaataattattattaaatataatttaataaaatatataatttaataaaattcaatataattattcttatatgaatttactaaaatcatattatataatactataaaaataatatataatctactttattatttttaaactgcaatacatatttaatgtgctaaaatatcattagtgaaacaaataatttaattattctacaataaaaaatattagccAAAACCTTATGTAGAAATAGACTATCCTTGTGAggtgaataaattttgaaaatagtctACAACAAATTGCATAAATTCTTCGTCTTCAAAATCTTTGATCATGTTATTATGTTGATGCTTTGtaggtatatgtataattgagataaaattaaaattccatctatatattgaattaaaattatatttatatttatataattgcaccaaaataaaatttttaaatcacattccacatcaaattaaaatttaaatgtaattttaagatttatttgacattttattgtttccatatttattattaatattcatCACATTTAACCGACACGGATCATGTTCTAGCTTATATATGCATACAAGCCAGAAAATAACATTACCAGGtaataaacatttcaaaatatatccAATAAGTAAGTTGAATATAACATTAGAGCAGTACAAGCTTTGTCCTGCGTTCTATATATGGGTCCTAGCCATAGAAACCAAAAACCGCAATGAAGGGGATAATGTTGAATTCCCTACTTCTCAATTATTTgcatattcaattaaaaaaaaagcatggAATTATAAAGATATCAAGCATATTGGTCAACAAAGAAAATGTTCTGTTTACTTTGGCGACCATGTAAAATTTGCTAGGGTCCAAAAAAGTTGGATGAATCCAACAGAACAAGAAATTATCGTTGGATGAATAGGTTAATACAAGGATTATTGTAAGATAAAGCCATGAACCATAATCCACGTAACAGATACAATATGACTAATTCATCTATTCTATAAAATGCTAAACAAATCAACTCATGCCAGCAACAAAATCGAAGATAGAACAACTAGGGTGTCACTGGAAACTCCCCAACTTTAAgtatcaaaaatataataaaatagattttccaACTTCTTTAAATCTAGCACTGCCGCGCCATTCTGCAACGCTTCAAGCAAAACAATCCCCAACCATTCTTCCTTCTTGTCAAACAAATAGGTTACCTACAGTAGGAAAGATGCTCCATACCAAACCGAGTTTCTAATGAAAGTAAAAGAACGCAGCAACTCTATCTTTGTTGATAAGAATTTACAGTCTATCATGAGTCTTTGCCATTACCAATAACTGAGTCAGATACATGATTTTGCTAAACTCAACGTACAGTAACACGGAAGCTTCATCTTCAAGAAGCTTCCACCTACCTAAGGAGGAAAGAGAGTTGACAGATCAATTTACAGTCTCATTGCTTGTTTGACATGTTGCCCATGCAAATCAATTGTTATCACATTTTCAAAGCCTTTGTTCCTGGAAAGAGAGTTGACAGATCAGTTCACTAGACCACAAGAGAAGGTAGAGGCAGGCAGAGAGAGAATAGTTCTTGTTTACAGATTCAGTTAGTTATACAAGGACTAACCTAGCTTTAAATATATTCTGGCTTGCCCTTTCATCTGCTTCCCGTGCCAATTTAGTCTGTATCTTTCCCTACTCAGGTGCAAGGTATAATCAAGTCAGAATTTTATTCTAAAGCCAATCCTTGGCACGAGTTTTGACATAAGACATCATATTGATGTCAAGCAAAGAAGAAGACAAGTAAAAAATTATGGGATATTATCCCCAGTTCTCATGTTGCTTCATTTTTGTTGCCAGTGtttccttttcaaaatttaccaatGACATGGCATCACATCTCGAACTTATATGCAACACATGATTCATAACATCCCCCAAGTAGAAAACACACCTGATCAGAAAGATAAGCCGCGTACTCTAACTCTCCCTTTGAACATGCAGTAGCAGCCTGTAGAAGAACATTCATTCTACCATTAAATAGTCAACTGTACTCATATcaattacaaaaaattcataTGGAGCAATGCAACTTGTATTCATGATGTTCatctatgtatgtatgtatgtatgtatgtatttggTTTATAGAAATAACAAGTATACATATTGCTATAAACGCCATACCTTCTTAAAATAAGATCTCATAGAATCCCGATGTTCTTTGGCACTCTCTCTAAATTTGTGATATTCATCTCCCTTAGCTACAAATTACAGAAATTCtgaattgtaaagaaaaagatgatgaaaaacaGTGCAGAAACGTATATACAAGTTGTACAAAAGAGTttatgatgaatattttgagaaatGGTTATAAATGCTACGTGAAGAAGGAAATAAACACAATACAAACCCTTAAAGAAAACTACATCCAATCAAGAATCACCTTAAAATTCTTCCgttcctttttcttcttattatttcAGTAGACTTTTTTAAGTTCTAAAAAGGAACCAAAGAGTGACCTAACCACTTTTACGGTTATTCTTATGTCTTGATTTCTCATAATAAGTAGAGGGGGCAGTTATTCAAGTAGCTCTGAGTACTTGTATATTCAAATTATGGCAGGAGTAGGACAAACAGAAGAAAAGTAATGCATATGTATCTAGCATACATGTGACtaacaatgaaaagataattaatagcAATTTGTCAGTTTACCCTTTCAATAGAGGTGATCAAGTGCAATTTAGCAAATAAAACTGCTTATAGTGATATTCATAACCCCATTTCAAAACCAGAGGTCACAATACAAACAAACTCACACATACAATAACATGCAAAGCCCGAGAAAATTAACAAG
This sequence is a window from Gossypium raimondii isolate GPD5lz chromosome 5, ASM2569854v1, whole genome shotgun sequence. Protein-coding genes within it:
- the LOC105770943 gene encoding SMR domain-containing protein At5g58720 isoform X2, with the protein product MASPLAGCRFSCSYTDAEPQQDIYAKGDEYHKFRESAKEHRDSMRSYFKKAATACSKGELEYAAYLSDQGKIQTKLAREADERASQNIFKARNKGFENVITIDLHGQHVKQAMRL
- the LOC105770943 gene encoding SMR domain-containing protein At5g58720 isoform X1 is translated as MVSTDGLTARFSCSYTDAEPQQDIYAKGDEYHKFRESAKEHRDSMRSYFKKAATACSKGELEYAAYLSDQGKIQTKLAREADERASQNIFKARNKGFENVITIDLHGQHVKQAMRL